A segment of the Lactobacillus sp. ESL0700 genome:
GATATTGCGCAAGCGGTTAATGCTGCGGGAGTCCATTTAGGCCAAAACGATTTGCCTGTCAAAGTTGCCCGGCAAATTTTAGGGGCAGATAAGATTATTGGCGCGACAACTAAGACTTTGCCGCAGGCTCTTGAAGCAGAAAAAGAGAGTGCTGACTACTTGGGCGTAGGGGCAATCTTCCCGACGCAAACTCACGTTAAGACAGTGCATACAAGTGTGGCAACGTTAAGCCAAATTAGGCAAAATGTCTCAATTCCTGTTTATGCAATCGGCGGCTTAAAGGCGCATAATGTTGCGGCAGTTAAGCCTGCTCATGTTGCAGGAGTTGCTGTCGTATCGGCGATTATGCAGGCTGCTGACCCAATCAAGGCAACGCAAGAGCTAAGACAAGCAGTTTTAGCAGCTTTATAAAAGTTAATTAAAGTAAAAAACGACATCTGTTTTTTGAACAGGTGTCGTTTTGTGATGTTACATTTTTTCTAACCGCTTAATCCGGTCTTCTGTTGGTGGATGACTATCAAACAGGTGCGTAAAACTGTGCTTTTTGCGCAGTGGGTCTTCAATATACATGCCCGCGCTGCTCGGATCAGCCTTTTTCATTGGCTTACTACCCGCGATTTTTTCAAGAGCAGAAATCAATCCCTGCGGATTGCGAGTAAGGTCAACTGATGAAGCATCGGCTAAGTATTCGCGGTTACGCGATAAGGCCATTTGCGCAAGACTGGCACATAGTGGTCCCAGGATAAGCACGAAAATAATCGCAACAACTTTAAAAATAATGACAAGGTTATTATCATCATCCTTATCGCTGCCACGGTCATCGTCAAACCACCAGATATACCGGCTAGCGATTCCAGATAAATAAGAAATCACACCGACAAGAACAGCCGCAACCGTTGATAACCTAATATCATAATTGCGAATGTGAGAAATCTCGTGGCCTAGGACGCCTTCCAGCTCCTCGCGGTTCATCATGTCGAGTAATCCTTGAGTTACAGCGACAGCACTGTGGTCGGGATCACGCCCTGTCGCAAAAGCGTTGGGGCTGGGGTCATTAATGATAAAAACACGGGGCATTGGTACACGGCCAACCATGGCCATGTCTTGGACAACGTGCCACAATTCGGGGTTATCTTGTTCGTGAATTTCGCTGGCATGATTTAAGCTCATTACCATATTTGCGGGATCACGCATGACCAAAAATAGGTAAAGGACGCTGATAATTAGCGCAATAATCATTCCGCTCCATGGGCTATCACTGAAAATGTAGCCTAATCCAGCACCAACAAGAGCTAAAATCACGGCGAATAAGACCATGATAATGCCGGTTTTGCGCTTATTGCGAGCAATTTGTTGAAATAACATAATAATTTTGCCCTAGTATTTAGAATTTAACCTTAGGTGCTTCTTTTTCGGCTTCGCTAGCTTGTAAGTAGTCAACCTTCTTAAAGCCATGAATGCTGGCAATAATATTTGATGGGAAGGTCAGTAGCTTTTGATCATAAAGGGCTGCCGATGAATTGTAAAGTTGACGTGAGTAAGCAAT
Coding sequences within it:
- the thiE gene encoding thiamine phosphate synthase; this encodes MKIKNRPLYLVTDRTNLTDRQFLTTIEQACKSGVDLVQLREKQLSGREYYELAQAVKQITDRYQLPLIIDDRLDIAQAVNAAGVHLGQNDLPVKVARQILGADKIIGATTKTLPQALEAEKESADYLGVGAIFPTQTHVKTVHTSVATLSQIRQNVSIPVYAIGGLKAHNVAAVKPAHVAGVAVVSAIMQAADPIKATQELRQAVLAAL
- the htpX gene encoding zinc metalloprotease HtpX, producing MLFQQIARNKRKTGIIMVLFAVILALVGAGLGYIFSDSPWSGMIIALIISVLYLFLVMRDPANMVMSLNHASEIHEQDNPELWHVVQDMAMVGRVPMPRVFIINDPSPNAFATGRDPDHSAVAVTQGLLDMMNREELEGVLGHEISHIRNYDIRLSTVAAVLVGVISYLSGIASRYIWWFDDDRGSDKDDDNNLVIIFKVVAIIFVLILGPLCASLAQMALSRNREYLADASSVDLTRNPQGLISALEKIAGSKPMKKADPSSAGMYIEDPLRKKHSFTHLFDSHPPTEDRIKRLEKM